The following proteins come from a genomic window of Nitrospira sp.:
- a CDS encoding LSU ribosomal protein L4p (L1e) — protein sequence MPTIDLVDLQKKKVGTVDLSPQVFGCEPRAALVHEAVVMQRACERRGTASTLRRGEVSGSGKKPWKQKHTGRARAGSLRSPVWRHGGSVFGPKPRSYAYSMPKKKYRIALQSALSTKVAESKLFVVSDLSLEQPRTKLLAQALKQFTGGNHTLVIVGKEQSDILKAAGNLTAVKVLSADQLNVYDVVRAQVIMIAERELGPVSEVWS from the coding sequence ATGCCTACCATCGATCTGGTTGATTTACAGAAAAAGAAAGTGGGAACGGTCGATTTATCTCCTCAAGTATTCGGCTGTGAGCCTCGTGCCGCATTGGTGCATGAAGCGGTCGTCATGCAACGCGCTTGCGAGCGCAGGGGGACCGCCTCTACGTTGCGGCGCGGTGAAGTGAGCGGGTCCGGTAAAAAACCATGGAAACAAAAGCATACGGGTCGCGCAAGGGCTGGGTCTCTCCGCTCTCCGGTCTGGCGCCATGGAGGGAGCGTTTTTGGACCAAAGCCTCGAAGCTACGCCTATTCCATGCCGAAGAAGAAGTATCGCATTGCACTGCAAAGCGCATTATCGACTAAGGTGGCGGAGAGCAAATTGTTTGTCGTGTCCGACCTTTCTCTGGAGCAGCCCCGGACGAAATTATTGGCCCAAGCGTTAAAGCAATTCACGGGGGGTAATCATACATTGGTGATTGTCGGGAAGGAACAGTCGGATATCTTGAAAGCTGCAGGTAATTTGACTGCCGTGAAAGTGCTCAGTGCTGATCAACTGAACGTGTACGATGTTGTCCGTGCCCAAGTGATCATGATCGCTGAGCGAGAGCTTGGACCTGTGAGCGAGGTGTGGTCATGA
- a CDS encoding DNA-directed RNA polymerase beta' subunit — MEGVYTLFEKQRDSVSFDSMRIRIASPEKIRSWSYGEVKKPETINYRSFKPEKDGLFCAKIFGPTKDWECNCGKYKRMKHRGIVCDKCGVEVIQSKVRRERMGHIELAAPVAHIWFLKGVPSRIGTLLDMSLKQLEKILYFESYVCVDPGSTDLAEKELVPEDKLRTLVSEFGSSGFKVGIGAEAIRDLLRKIDINALWDDLQVKAKASTSAAMKKKYAKRLKVLEAFRKSGNKPEWMIMDVIPVLPPELRPLVPLDGGRFATSDLNDLYRRVINRNNRLKRLMELKAPGVIIRNEMRMLQEAVDALFDNGRRGRAIRGPNKRPLKSLSDMLKGKQGRFRQNLLGKRVDYSGRTVIVVGPELRLHQCGLPKKMALELFKPFIFHKLEARGAATTIKSAKRLVEKERPEVWDVLDEVIREHPVLLNRAPTLHRLGIQAFDPVLVEGKAIRLHPLVCAAFNADFDGDQMAVHVPLSVEAQVEARVLMMSINNILSPANGKPIAVPSQDMVLGCYWLTKERLGTKGEGKVFGSPEEVRIAFDAREVEEHARIKVRIAGTLVQTTVGRVLLSEILPPGLPFANANKLMTKKEMTKLIDAVYRQTGHRDTVEFLDKIKDIGFTYATRAGLSICIDNMHIPSKKEDFIGKAQREVNEIEKQYSEGLITNGERYNKVIDIWAHVTEQVANEMMKELGAGGDPAKAESFNPIFMMADSGARGSSQQIRQLGGMRGLMAKPSGEIIETPITANFREGLTVLQYFISTHGARKGLADTALKTANSGYLTRRLVDIAQDVIINEIDCGTRDGIIVSALVEGGEIIQPLEERILGRLAAEDIRDPVTGEIIVSWNEEINEDLTKSVVEAGVDRVKIRSVLTCQSPRGVCRACYGRDLARGRLVEKGEPVGVIAAQSIGEPGTQLTMRTFHIGGTASKVVEQTVLEAKHAGRIKFMSFDAKKNADIHNAGIAVRNKEGEWVVMNRNTKIAIVDDSGREREKYPVVYGAKIKIKDGDPVVVGQKLVEWDPYSLTILTEVGGKVAYGDIVEGVTMKDEFDEVTGLSRKVIIEHTGQTLRPRVSIKDESGKTAKVTGGSNAVARYLLPVGAHIFVEKGATVYPGDVLAKIPRETTKTKDITGGLPRVVELFEARKPKEQAVITEIDGEVSYGGFVKGQRKVLVDNKMGDVKEYFIPKGKHVNVHEGDWVRAGEPLMDGSANPHDILDVLGPNELQKYLVDEVQDVYRLQGVSINDKHIEIIVRQMLRKVRVEDPGDTQFLPGSQVSKSVFEKENERVLANDGKPALGKPVLLGITKAALTTDSFISAASFQETTRVLTEAAINGREDNLLGLKENVIVGRLIPAGSGFEEYRDTFVISEKPEAAPLGGTPVPPAVSSDAAVSVVSGEAARS; from the coding sequence TTGGAAGGCGTATATACATTATTTGAAAAGCAACGGGATTCGGTGTCGTTCGATTCGATGCGGATTCGTATTGCATCGCCCGAGAAAATCCGATCGTGGTCGTATGGTGAAGTCAAGAAACCGGAAACGATCAACTATCGGTCGTTTAAACCGGAAAAAGACGGGCTGTTTTGTGCCAAGATCTTCGGTCCTACCAAGGATTGGGAGTGCAATTGCGGGAAGTACAAGCGCATGAAACACCGTGGGATCGTGTGCGACAAATGTGGTGTCGAGGTGATTCAATCCAAGGTTCGACGCGAACGGATGGGGCATATTGAGCTGGCCGCGCCCGTCGCCCATATTTGGTTCCTAAAGGGTGTCCCGAGTCGGATCGGCACCTTGCTTGATATGAGCCTCAAGCAGCTCGAGAAAATTCTCTATTTTGAAAGTTATGTGTGTGTGGATCCGGGCTCGACCGATCTGGCGGAAAAGGAATTGGTGCCGGAGGATAAGCTGCGTACTCTTGTTTCTGAGTTCGGTTCGAGCGGGTTTAAGGTCGGAATCGGTGCTGAAGCCATCCGCGACTTACTGAGGAAGATCGATATCAATGCTCTGTGGGACGACCTACAAGTAAAGGCAAAAGCGTCGACCTCGGCGGCCATGAAGAAGAAGTACGCCAAGCGCTTGAAAGTGTTGGAGGCGTTTCGGAAATCGGGGAATAAGCCGGAATGGATGATCATGGATGTTATTCCGGTACTGCCGCCGGAGTTGCGTCCCCTGGTTCCGCTCGATGGGGGACGATTCGCCACGTCAGACCTGAACGACCTCTACCGTCGCGTCATCAACCGAAATAATCGGTTGAAACGATTGATGGAACTGAAGGCACCCGGCGTCATCATCAGGAACGAGATGCGGATGTTGCAGGAAGCCGTCGATGCGCTATTCGATAACGGTCGCCGCGGACGCGCGATTCGTGGCCCGAACAAACGCCCGTTGAAATCGTTGAGCGACATGCTGAAGGGAAAGCAGGGGCGGTTCCGGCAAAACTTGCTGGGGAAGCGCGTCGACTATTCCGGTCGTACCGTGATCGTCGTCGGTCCGGAGTTGCGCCTCCATCAGTGCGGCTTGCCGAAGAAAATGGCGCTGGAATTGTTTAAACCCTTCATCTTCCACAAGCTGGAAGCCAGAGGGGCGGCAACTACCATTAAGAGCGCCAAACGACTGGTCGAAAAAGAACGGCCTGAGGTCTGGGATGTCCTTGACGAAGTGATCCGGGAACATCCGGTATTGCTGAATCGAGCGCCGACACTCCATCGATTGGGTATCCAGGCATTCGATCCTGTGTTGGTGGAAGGTAAGGCGATCAGGTTGCACCCGCTCGTCTGCGCGGCGTTCAATGCGGACTTCGATGGGGATCAAATGGCGGTGCACGTTCCATTGTCCGTTGAAGCGCAGGTGGAAGCACGGGTTCTCATGATGTCGATTAACAACATTCTTTCCCCCGCCAACGGCAAGCCGATCGCGGTGCCGTCGCAAGATATGGTGTTGGGCTGTTATTGGTTGACGAAAGAGCGGCTAGGCACAAAGGGTGAAGGCAAGGTGTTTGGGTCTCCCGAAGAGGTGAGAATCGCCTTTGATGCGCGGGAAGTGGAAGAGCATGCGCGCATCAAGGTCCGCATTGCCGGTACACTAGTGCAAACGACCGTCGGTCGTGTGTTGTTGTCCGAAATTCTTCCTCCGGGCTTGCCGTTCGCGAATGCGAACAAGCTCATGACCAAAAAGGAGATGACGAAACTCATTGACGCCGTGTATCGGCAGACCGGTCATCGAGACACTGTCGAGTTTCTGGATAAGATCAAAGACATCGGGTTTACCTATGCGACCAGGGCCGGCTTGTCGATCTGCATCGACAATATGCATATCCCGAGTAAGAAGGAAGACTTCATCGGGAAGGCGCAGCGCGAAGTGAACGAGATCGAGAAACAGTATTCAGAAGGCTTGATCACGAACGGCGAACGATACAACAAGGTGATTGATATTTGGGCGCATGTCACTGAGCAGGTTGCCAATGAGATGATGAAGGAACTCGGGGCCGGAGGCGATCCGGCGAAGGCCGAATCCTTCAACCCGATCTTCATGATGGCCGATTCAGGCGCTCGAGGCAGCTCGCAGCAGATTCGGCAGTTGGGCGGCATGCGCGGGCTGATGGCCAAACCGTCCGGTGAAATCATCGAAACACCGATTACCGCCAATTTCCGGGAGGGGTTGACGGTGTTGCAGTACTTCATCTCCACGCATGGTGCCCGTAAGGGCCTTGCCGACACGGCGTTGAAAACCGCCAATTCAGGTTATCTGACTCGTCGATTGGTCGATATCGCCCAGGACGTCATTATCAACGAGATCGATTGTGGAACACGCGACGGTATTATCGTCAGCGCCTTGGTGGAAGGCGGTGAAATTATCCAGCCGTTGGAAGAGCGCATCCTCGGTCGTTTGGCGGCGGAAGATATTCGTGACCCCGTTACGGGTGAAATCATCGTGTCTTGGAATGAAGAAATCAACGAAGACTTGACGAAGTCGGTCGTTGAGGCCGGAGTCGACCGTGTCAAGATTCGTTCCGTGCTGACCTGTCAATCACCGCGTGGAGTGTGTCGTGCCTGTTATGGCCGCGATCTGGCACGAGGGCGGCTGGTGGAAAAAGGTGAGCCGGTCGGTGTCATCGCCGCGCAATCCATCGGCGAGCCGGGCACGCAGCTGACGATGCGGACCTTTCACATCGGCGGCACGGCCAGTAAGGTCGTCGAACAAACGGTGCTGGAGGCGAAGCATGCCGGGCGAATCAAGTTCATGAGTTTCGATGCCAAAAAGAACGCCGATATTCACAACGCCGGTATCGCGGTGCGGAATAAAGAAGGTGAATGGGTCGTGATGAATCGCAATACGAAGATTGCGATCGTCGACGACAGCGGGCGAGAACGTGAAAAGTATCCGGTGGTGTATGGGGCCAAGATCAAGATTAAAGACGGCGATCCGGTAGTCGTCGGCCAGAAATTAGTCGAGTGGGACCCGTATTCTCTGACTATTTTGACGGAGGTCGGTGGGAAGGTGGCGTATGGCGATATCGTCGAAGGTGTCACGATGAAGGATGAGTTCGACGAAGTGACCGGCTTATCGCGCAAGGTCATCATTGAACATACCGGCCAGACGCTTCGCCCTCGTGTGTCGATTAAAGATGAAAGCGGCAAGACGGCCAAAGTGACCGGCGGCTCCAATGCTGTGGCGAGGTACTTATTGCCGGTCGGTGCCCATATTTTCGTCGAGAAAGGCGCCACGGTCTATCCCGGCGATGTCTTGGCAAAGATCCCTCGTGAAACGACCAAAACCAAGGACATCACGGGAGGTCTTCCGCGCGTGGTGGAACTGTTCGAGGCGAGGAAGCCGAAAGAGCAGGCGGTCATCACCGAAATCGATGGAGAGGTCTCTTACGGCGGTTTCGTGAAAGGCCAACGCAAAGTTCTTGTCGACAATAAGATGGGCGATGTGAAGGAATACTTTATTCCGAAGGGCAAGCACGTCAATGTCCATGAAGGTGACTGGGTGCGGGCCGGCGAGCCGTTGATGGACGGATCGGCGAATCCACATGACATTCTTGATGTGTTAGGTCCGAATGAGTTGCAGAAGTACCTTGTGGATGAGGTTCAAGACGTCTATCGATTGCAAGGAGTTTCCATCAACGACAAGCACATCGAGATCATCGTGCGGCAAATGTTGAGGAAGGTGCGGGTCGAAGATCCGGGAGACACCCAATTCTTGCCGGGCAGCCAAGTCAGCAAGAGCGTCTTCGAAAAAGAAAACGAACGGGTGCTCGCAAACGATGGGAAGCCGGCTCTGGGCAAACCCGTCTTGCTTGGGATTACCAAGGCGGCTCTCACGACGGACAGTTTTATTTCTGCGGCATCATTCCAGGAAACGACCCGCGTTCTCACCGAAGCAGCGATCAATGGGCGCGAGGACAATTTGTTGGGCTTGAAAGAAAACGTCATTGTAGGCCGATTGATTCCAGCCGGGTCGGGGTTTGAAGAGTACAGGGATACGTTCGTTATTAGTGAAAAACCGGAGGCAGCACCTCTAGGCGGTACACCTGTTCCGCCTGCTGTGTCATCTGATGCAGCTGTCTCGGTGGTTTCAGGAGAAGCTGCTCGGTCATAA
- a CDS encoding LSU ribosomal protein L3p (L3e) encodes MTNGLIGKKLGMTQVFDESRLTPVTVIEAGPCQVVAVKTRERDRYEAVQLSFGEVKERRLSKPELGHLKKNQASPSRVLREFRKDGEPTVGQFITVGMFKKGDWVDVIGVSKGKGYQGVVKRHHYAGGPESHGSMFHRAPGSIGASSFPSRVWKGKTLPGHMGSERVTVQRLKVIESRSEENLLFVRGAVPGAANGVVVVRKSKKS; translated from the coding sequence ATGACAAACGGACTGATTGGGAAAAAACTCGGTATGACTCAAGTGTTTGACGAGAGTCGGTTGACACCGGTGACGGTGATCGAGGCAGGTCCATGCCAAGTGGTGGCGGTGAAGACGAGGGAGCGGGATCGATATGAAGCGGTTCAGCTTTCTTTCGGGGAAGTGAAAGAGCGCAGGTTGTCGAAGCCGGAGTTGGGTCATCTGAAGAAAAATCAAGCATCCCCCAGTCGTGTGTTGCGCGAGTTTAGAAAGGACGGAGAGCCGACCGTCGGACAGTTCATAACGGTCGGTATGTTTAAGAAAGGCGATTGGGTCGATGTGATCGGTGTGTCCAAAGGTAAGGGATACCAGGGTGTCGTGAAGCGTCATCATTATGCCGGTGGTCCTGAGTCCCATGGATCCATGTTTCATCGGGCTCCCGGTTCTATTGGAGCAAGTTCTTTTCCGTCTCGCGTATGGAAGGGAAAGACTCTGCCGGGCCATATGGGATCGGAGAGGGTCACAGTTCAGCGGCTGAAAGTCATCGAGTCACGCTCCGAAGAAAATCTCCTCTTTGTCCGAGGGGCTGTCCCCGGAGCCGCGAACGGCGTCGTTGTCGTGCGAAAGTCGAAGAAGAGTTAG
- a CDS encoding Translation elongation factor Tu: MAKAKYERKKPHVNIGTIGHVDHGKTTLTAALTKVCADKGMAKFVSYDEVAKASESQGRRDATKIMTIAISHVEYETDQRHYAHVDCPGHADYVKNMITGAAQMDGAILVVSAADGPMPQTREHILLARQVGVPYIVVFLNKADKVDDKELLELVELEVRELLTKYGFPGDKTPIIQGSALKAMEGDSGPLGVPAIMKLLEAVDTYIPTPQRPIDKPFLMPIEDVFTISGRGTVVTGRCERGIVKVGDEIEIVGLRPTQSTVVTGVEMFRKVLDEGQAGDNIGVLLRGTKKEDVERGMVLSKPKTITPHTKFKAEIYVLTKEEGGRHTPFFNGYRPQFYFRTTDVTGVVQLNPGVEMVMPGDNVSVTAELISPIAMDQGLRFAVREGGKTVGSGVVTEILA, translated from the coding sequence ATGGCGAAGGCGAAATACGAGCGGAAGAAGCCGCACGTGAACATTGGGACGATCGGGCACGTGGACCATGGGAAGACGACGTTGACGGCGGCGTTGACGAAAGTGTGTGCCGACAAAGGGATGGCGAAGTTCGTGAGCTACGACGAAGTGGCGAAGGCGAGCGAGAGCCAGGGGCGTCGGGATGCGACGAAGATCATGACCATCGCCATCAGTCATGTGGAGTATGAGACGGACCAGCGGCATTATGCCCACGTCGATTGCCCGGGGCACGCCGACTACGTGAAGAACATGATCACCGGGGCGGCGCAGATGGACGGGGCGATTCTGGTGGTGAGTGCGGCGGACGGGCCCATGCCGCAGACGCGCGAGCACATTCTCTTGGCGCGGCAAGTGGGCGTGCCCTACATCGTCGTGTTCTTGAACAAGGCCGACAAAGTCGATGACAAAGAGCTGTTGGAGTTGGTGGAGTTGGAAGTGCGGGAGCTGCTCACGAAGTACGGGTTTCCGGGGGACAAGACGCCGATCATTCAGGGGAGTGCGCTCAAGGCGATGGAGGGCGATAGCGGCCCATTGGGGGTGCCGGCCATCATGAAGCTGTTGGAGGCGGTGGATACGTACATTCCGACGCCGCAGCGGCCGATCGACAAGCCGTTTCTCATGCCGATCGAAGACGTGTTTACCATCAGCGGGCGCGGGACGGTGGTGACGGGGCGCTGTGAGCGGGGCATTGTGAAAGTGGGCGATGAGATCGAGATCGTGGGCTTGCGGCCCACGCAGAGCACGGTCGTGACAGGGGTCGAGATGTTCCGCAAAGTGCTCGATGAGGGGCAGGCGGGGGACAACATCGGCGTCTTGTTGCGGGGCACGAAGAAAGAAGACGTGGAGCGGGGGATGGTGTTGTCGAAGCCCAAGACGATCACGCCGCATACGAAGTTCAAGGCGGAGATCTATGTGTTGACGAAGGAAGAAGGGGGGCGGCATACGCCGTTCTTCAACGGGTATCGGCCGCAGTTCTACTTCCGGACGACGGATGTGACGGGGGTGGTGCAGCTCAATCCGGGGGTCGAGATGGTGATGCCGGGCGACAATGTCAGTGTGACGGCGGAGTTGATCAGTCCAATCGCGATGGATCAGGGGTTGCGGTTTGCGGTGCGGGAAGGCGGCAAGACGGTGGGCTCGGGCGTCGTCACGGAAATTCTGGCGTAA
- a CDS encoding SSU ribosomal protein S7p (S5e), producing the protein MPRSRFLGQREVLPDVRYRDKLVGKFINTLMSSGKKSTTERICYGAFDVIQEKTGSDPLKVFKAAVDNVKPIVEVKSRRVGGASYQVPVEIRPARRVSLALRWLSQFARTRGGKSMREKLAAELLDASNNTGAAVKKREDVHRMAEANKAFAHYRW; encoded by the coding sequence ATGCCACGCAGTAGGTTTTTGGGTCAGCGCGAAGTGCTTCCTGACGTGCGATACCGAGATAAACTGGTCGGGAAGTTCATCAACACGCTGATGAGTAGCGGGAAAAAGAGTACGACGGAACGGATATGTTACGGCGCATTTGATGTTATCCAGGAAAAGACCGGCAGCGACCCGCTGAAAGTGTTCAAGGCGGCTGTGGATAATGTGAAGCCGATCGTTGAGGTCAAGTCTCGTCGGGTGGGAGGTGCCTCCTATCAGGTTCCGGTCGAAATTAGACCGGCACGCCGAGTATCGTTGGCGCTCCGTTGGTTATCGCAGTTCGCCCGTACGCGCGGCGGGAAAAGTATGCGTGAAAAGCTTGCAGCCGAGCTATTGGATGCGTCGAACAATACGGGGGCTGCGGTTAAGAAACGGGAAGACGTGCATCGGATGGCGGAGGCCAATAAAGCGTTCGCTCATTATCGCTGGTAG
- a CDS encoding Translation elongation factor G — MAHIDAGKTTTTERILYYTGMTHKIGEVHEGAATMDWMEQERERGITITAAATTCFWRDHRINIIDTPGHVDFTIEVERSLRVLDGAVAAFDSVQGVEPQSETVWRQADKYHVPRIAFMNKMDRVGADFYGSVQSIIDRLGAKPVPIQIPIGREAEFRGSIDLVRMKGYFYDDETLGAKYKVDEIPGDLLAQAQEYREKMLDAVAEFDDQVMEKYLNGHPLTEEEVMRAIRAGTISMKITPVLCGSAFKNKGVQQLLDGVVDYLPSPLDIPPVLGVDPHSNKEVARKADDSEPFAALAFKIMSDPFAGQLTYFRVYSGTLKTGTPVLNVTKGTKDRIGRLLKMHANKREEIDEVHAGDIVAAVGLKGATTGDTLADEKQPVLLEIMKFPEPVIAMAIEPKTKQDQEKMGFALQKLAQEDPSFRVRTDEETAQTIIAGMGELHLEIIVDRMLREFKVEANVGKPEVAFRETIRRKAEAESKYIKQTGGRGQYGHVVMTVEPSESGKGLEFVNKVVGGAIPKEYIPAIEKGVRERMETGVVAGYPLRDVKVTVIDGSYHDVDSNEMAFKIAASMGFADACKKADPVLLEPIMKVEVLVPQEFMGDVIGNLNGRRGKVQGMKVRAGAQAIDAAVPLMEMFGYATDLRSRTQGRATYSMEFDRYDQVPKNIAEAIIKK; from the coding sequence ATGGCTCACATTGATGCCGGCAAGACTACGACCACGGAGCGGATCCTCTACTATACGGGCATGACCCATAAAATAGGGGAGGTCCATGAGGGCGCCGCCACGATGGATTGGATGGAGCAGGAGCGAGAGCGGGGCATCACCATTACAGCCGCCGCGACAACCTGTTTCTGGCGCGATCATCGCATCAATATTATCGATACGCCGGGCCATGTGGATTTTACGATCGAAGTAGAGCGTTCACTGCGGGTGCTCGATGGTGCGGTAGCGGCGTTCGATTCGGTGCAAGGCGTTGAGCCTCAGTCTGAGACGGTTTGGCGACAAGCGGATAAATATCACGTCCCTCGTATTGCCTTTATGAATAAGATGGATCGGGTCGGGGCTGATTTTTATGGCAGCGTTCAATCCATTATCGATCGGCTCGGAGCTAAGCCGGTTCCCATCCAGATCCCCATCGGACGCGAAGCTGAGTTTCGAGGGTCTATCGATCTGGTCAGGATGAAGGGATACTTTTACGACGATGAGACATTGGGTGCGAAGTACAAGGTCGATGAAATTCCCGGTGATCTCCTCGCTCAAGCACAAGAGTACCGCGAGAAGATGCTCGACGCAGTCGCCGAATTCGATGATCAGGTGATGGAAAAATATTTGAACGGTCATCCGCTGACGGAAGAAGAAGTGATGCGCGCGATCAGGGCCGGGACCATTTCGATGAAGATTACTCCCGTGCTTTGCGGGTCAGCCTTCAAGAATAAAGGTGTGCAGCAGTTATTGGATGGTGTCGTCGACTATTTGCCGTCACCGCTCGATATTCCTCCCGTTCTGGGTGTGGATCCTCACAGCAACAAGGAAGTGGCGAGGAAGGCGGACGATAGTGAGCCGTTTGCGGCATTGGCATTCAAGATCATGTCGGACCCATTTGCCGGTCAATTGACATACTTTCGGGTCTATTCCGGAACGCTGAAAACCGGTACGCCGGTCTTGAACGTAACGAAGGGGACGAAGGATCGGATCGGACGCCTCTTGAAGATGCATGCCAATAAGAGAGAGGAAATCGACGAAGTGCATGCCGGAGACATTGTCGCTGCAGTTGGGCTCAAGGGAGCCACTACCGGCGATACTCTGGCGGATGAAAAGCAACCGGTGCTGCTTGAAATCATGAAATTTCCTGAGCCGGTCATTGCGATGGCGATCGAGCCAAAAACCAAGCAAGACCAAGAGAAGATGGGCTTTGCGCTTCAGAAGTTGGCGCAGGAAGACCCCTCCTTCCGTGTCCGGACGGATGAAGAAACGGCACAGACGATCATTGCCGGGATGGGGGAGCTTCATCTCGAAATTATCGTTGATCGGATGTTGCGCGAATTCAAAGTGGAAGCGAACGTGGGAAAACCTGAAGTGGCATTCAGGGAAACGATCAGGCGGAAGGCTGAGGCGGAATCCAAATACATCAAGCAAACGGGTGGCCGAGGGCAGTACGGCCATGTCGTCATGACGGTCGAGCCGTCTGAGTCCGGTAAAGGATTGGAGTTTGTGAATAAGGTCGTGGGAGGCGCAATTCCCAAAGAATATATTCCTGCCATTGAGAAGGGTGTTCGGGAGCGAATGGAGACGGGAGTGGTCGCCGGTTATCCTCTGCGAGATGTGAAAGTGACCGTCATTGACGGGTCATACCATGACGTCGATTCGAATGAAATGGCGTTCAAGATTGCGGCTTCGATGGGCTTTGCTGATGCCTGCAAAAAAGCGGATCCCGTCTTGCTCGAGCCCATTATGAAAGTTGAAGTCTTGGTTCCCCAGGAGTTCATGGGAGACGTTATTGGTAATTTGAATGGGCGAAGGGGGAAAGTGCAGGGCATGAAGGTCCGGGCTGGGGCTCAAGCGATCGATGCCGCCGTGCCTTTGATGGAGATGTTTGGTTATGCCACTGACCTTCGATCTCGGACACAGGGACGCGCAACCTACAGCATGGAATTTGACCGGTACGATCAGGTGCCGAAGAATATTGCAGAAGCCATCATTAAAAAATAG
- a CDS encoding SSU ribosomal protein S10p (S20e), whose protein sequence is MKVDQRIRIRLRGFDYRVLDQSVTEIVETVRRSGAKVVGPIPLPTRIEKITVQRSTHADKKSREQFEMRTHKRLLDIMEPTPETMDSLMKLNLAAGVDVEIKL, encoded by the coding sequence GTGAAAGTCGATCAGCGGATTAGAATTAGATTGAGGGGCTTCGATTATCGTGTGCTGGATCAGTCGGTCACGGAAATTGTCGAGACTGTTCGGCGCAGCGGAGCCAAGGTGGTGGGTCCGATTCCGCTTCCCACGAGGATTGAAAAAATTACAGTGCAGCGGTCGACGCACGCCGACAAGAAATCTCGCGAACAATTTGAGATGCGTACGCACAAACGATTGCTCGACATTATGGAACCCACGCCTGAGACCATGGATTCGCTGATGAAGTTGAATCTGGCGGCCGGGGTGGATGTAGAAATTAAGTTATGA
- a CDS encoding LSU ribosomal protein L23p (L23Ae), which translates to MKVDSHRVLIRPLLTEKITGLREKTNTVGFVVHPDANRIQIRQAVEALLKVKVDKINIMNVRGKIKRLGRFSGRRSDWKKALVTLKEGEKLEMYESA; encoded by the coding sequence ATGAAAGTTGATAGCCACAGGGTCCTCATTCGACCGTTATTGACGGAGAAGATTACCGGGCTTCGTGAAAAAACGAATACGGTTGGTTTCGTGGTTCATCCTGACGCGAATCGCATTCAAATCAGGCAGGCCGTCGAGGCATTGTTAAAAGTCAAGGTTGATAAGATCAACATCATGAATGTCCGTGGAAAAATCAAGCGACTCGGCCGATTCTCGGGCAGGCGATCCGATTGGAAGAAGGCACTGGTGACCCTTAAGGAAGGGGAGAAGTTGGAGATGTACGAAAGCGCTTAG
- a CDS encoding SSU ribosomal protein S12p (S23e) encodes MPTINQLVRKGRIFVKAKTKSPALKSCPQKRGVCLRVYTTTPKKPNSALRKVARVRLTNGMEVTTYIPGVGHNLQEHSIVLVRGGRVKDLPGVRYHLVRGALDAVGVADRKQSRSKYGAKRPK; translated from the coding sequence ATGCCGACGATCAATCAGCTGGTTCGAAAAGGGCGGATCTTTGTAAAGGCAAAGACGAAGAGTCCTGCCCTCAAGTCGTGTCCGCAGAAGAGAGGGGTATGTCTTCGCGTATACACGACGACACCGAAGAAGCCGAATTCGGCATTGCGGAAAGTTGCGCGTGTGCGTCTCACGAACGGTATGGAAGTGACAACGTATATACCCGGTGTGGGGCACAATCTGCAGGAGCACTCGATCGTGCTTGTGCGCGGGGGCCGCGTTAAGGACTTACCAGGTGTTCGATACCATTTGGTGCGCGGTGCGTTAGATGCGGTGGGTGTGGCCGATCGAAAGCAGAGTCGTTCAAAGTATGGAGCAAAGCGGCCTAAGTAG